A genome region from Candidatus Liberimonas magnetica includes the following:
- a CDS encoding response regulator produces the protein MSKVLFVSSDVKMVSSWQDVLLLGGYKVDAAITGEEAVKRALSGAPDIILIDEKDSSRDIIIKHLKKEIKTRAIPVMDIESLDITRSDIVLKNISEILKKKKVLIAEDDRQMSSILKAVLETRNYDIKVTYDGAETLKEVKSWQPELLVLDIMLPIIDGFHICQNINEDPAYELKPKVLIISGRESDWDKNLGEVCGAECYLVKPFDNLYFLEKVQEILNN, from the coding sequence ATGTCAAAGGTATTATTTGTTTCAAGTGATGTCAAAATGGTTTCTTCATGGCAGGATGTGCTGCTTCTTGGAGGTTATAAAGTTGATGCCGCAATAACAGGCGAAGAAGCCGTAAAAAGGGCTTTGTCCGGAGCACCTGATATAATCCTGATAGATGAAAAAGACAGTTCAAGAGATATAATAATAAAACATCTAAAGAAAGAAATTAAAACGCGTGCCATCCCGGTGATGGACATAGAATCATTGGATATTACAAGGTCCGATATCGTTTTAAAAAATATCAGCGAAATCCTAAAGAAGAAAAAAGTACTGATAGCCGAAGATGACAGGCAGATGTCCAGTATCTTAAAGGCTGTCCTTGAAACTAGAAATTATGATATTAAGGTTACCTACGACGGGGCAGAGACTTTAAAAGAAGTCAAGTCCTGGCAGCCTGAGCTTTTAGTGCTGGACATAATGCTCCCGATAATTGACGGGTTTCATATTTGCCAAAACATCAACGAGGACCCCGCATACGAGTTAAAGCCAAAAGTCTTGATCATTTCGGGGAGAGAGAGCGACTGGGATAAGAATTTGGGCGAAGTATGCGGTGCCGAATGTTATCTTGTAAAACCGTTTGATAACTTGTATTTTTTGGAAAAGGTTCAGGAAATCCTGAATAATTAG
- a CDS encoding response regulator codes for MAKVLIADDDLEILELLKFTFENENYEVLTACDGEEAVNLININKPDIILLDVNMPKLTGYEVLEKVRQNSATSLTPVIMLTSLTKTKDKITGIKLGADEYVGKPFEPFEIVARVEGLLKRIKVSLSANPLTGIPGNISIENEIKKRLENNEVFSVAYVDADNFKSFNDKYGFERGDSVIRLIGVILRSAIAELGNKEDYIGHLGGEDFILISSKDKIRQIVEKSIEVFDSLIPCQYDAEERTKGYMIALNRHGNTEKYLLMSISIGIISVDPASYKNYSQVVEKVNEVLKSAKAIPGSVYKME; via the coding sequence ATGGCAAAAGTACTCATAGCAGATGATGACCTGGAAATATTAGAACTCCTAAAATTTACTTTTGAAAATGAGAATTATGAGGTTTTGACGGCCTGTGATGGAGAAGAAGCCGTTAATTTAATCAATATTAATAAACCAGATATTATTTTGCTGGACGTTAATATGCCGAAGCTTACCGGTTACGAAGTGTTGGAAAAGGTGCGCCAAAACAGTGCTACCAGCCTTACCCCGGTGATCATGCTCACCTCCCTTACAAAAACGAAAGACAAGATCACCGGCATAAAGCTAGGGGCAGATGAATATGTCGGGAAACCTTTCGAACCATTTGAAATAGTTGCCAGAGTAGAAGGGTTGTTGAAAAGAATCAAAGTCTCTTTATCCGCAAACCCGTTGACCGGCATACCCGGCAACATCTCAATAGAGAACGAAATTAAGAAAAGGCTCGAAAACAATGAAGTTTTTTCAGTGGCTTATGTTGATGCAGATAATTTCAAATCTTTCAATGATAAATACGGTTTTGAAAGAGGAGACAGTGTAATAAGGCTCATAGGCGTGATACTCCGCAGCGCGATAGCCGAGTTGGGGAATAAAGAAGATTATATCGGGCATTTGGGCGGCGAGGACTTTATTTTGATATCTTCAAAGGACAAGATCCGCCAAATAGTAGAAAAATCTATAGAAGTTTTTGATTCTCTGATACCATGCCAGTATGATGCAGAAGAACGGACTAAGGGGTACATGATAGCGCTGAACAGGCACGGTAACACTGAAAAATATCTTTTGATGAGTATTTCAATAGGGATAATCTCGGTAGATCCCGCTTCGTACAAAAATTATTCTCAAGTTGTTGAAAAAGTCAACGAAGTACTAAAGTCCGCAAAAGCGATCCCCGGAAGTGTTTATAAGATGGAATAG